A window of Rhizobium sp. CC-YZS058 genomic DNA:
TCCGATTGCCGACGGCGAGCGGGGTGAGAGACGGGAAAGAGGGGTCAGTGGGCTTGCCGCAGATAGGTTTGAAAGCGCTTTCCGGCATCGTGCTGGCAAGGCTCCTGAAAAGTCGGACGTTTGGTGATGAGTTGTAGAATTATGGTGGTGGAAGACGAGATCTTCGTGGCCACCGAGATCGAATACATCGTTGAAGAGCTTGGCCACCAGCCGGTCGGCATCGCCGCCGACACCGCGTCGGCCTTCACCCTTGCCCCCCATGCCGACATCGCCCTTGTCGATCTGAACCTGAAGGATGGCGCGACCGGCCGCGAGATCGGCCGCCGGCTCGCTGCCCAGCACGGCCTCACCGTCCTCTACATGACCGCCAACCCCTCCCAGCTCGGCGACGGCGTTCCCGGCACGCTGGGCGTGCTTCCGAAGCCGGTTGCCGAAGACGAGCTGAAGGACGCCGTCCGCTTCACCGTCGCCCACCGCATGACCCAAGACGGCATCGCCCCCCGGCGCCTGCGGACGTTCTAAGGCGGCGCGCGCCGAGACACGCGATCTTCCAGCTTTCAAACGGTTACACCTGCACCCCCGGCCGCCCCAAACGGCCGCTGCGGGCGAGGGCGGCGAGGGGGAGGCGGATGTCGGCGCGCAGGCCGTCCGGTTCCCAGCTCTTGGCGATGGTGCCGCCGAGCTGGCCTTCGGTGCTGATCGAGATCAGCCGCGAGCCGAAGCCTTCCTTCAACGGAGCTGCGACCAGGGCCTCAGGCGCCTCTTCCTTCCAGACGAGATGATAGACATCCTGGTCGATTCGCCCGATCAGCCGCACATGGCCGCCTGCTCCCGACAGCGCGCCATATTTGGCGGCATTGGTGCCGAATTCGTGGAGGATGAGAGCCAGCGGGGTGGCGGCGGAATCGGCGATCGGCGCATTGTCGCCCTCCATCCGGATCGCGTCCGAGCCGTGTTCGCCCGTATAGGGTTCGAGCAGCCGCTGGGCGAGGCCGAAGAAGGTCGTCTCGCCGGTGCTCTGGCGTGACGCGTCGCTGTGCGGGCGGATGAAATCATGGGCCCGGCCCATGGCATCGATCCGCCGGCGCAATTCGTCGGCAAAGGCGCGCGCCGCCGGCTGGGCGCGGGCGGACAGGCTGATGATGCCGCTCAAAACCGAGAAGATGTTCTTGATCCGGTGGCTGAGCTCATGGGCCACGACCTCCCGCTCGGCCTGCACCATCTTCGCATCGTGGATATCGGTGCAGGTGCCATACCAGCGGACGATCGCGCCGTTTGCATCGCGGATCGGCAGAGCGCGGCCGAGAACCCAGCGATAGGTGCCGCTGTGATGGCGCAGCCGATACTCGATCTGGTAGGGTTCACCGGTCGAAAGGCTCGCGCGCCAGGCCGCCCAGGCCCGCTCCTGGTCTTCCGGATGAAACATGCCGTTCCAGGCCTCGCCGTCGGTGGAGCCGGACGGCATGCCGGTGAACTCGTACCAGCGGGCATTGTAGTAATCATGGAAGCCGTCCGGTCGGGTAGACCAGACCATTTGCGGCATGGCGTCGGCCAGCGTTCGGAAGCCGGCCTCCGCACGCGCATGGGCCTCGCCCGCCTCCTTCTGCACGGTGATGTCCACCGCAACGCCCGGAAAGCGCACGCAGCGCCCGTCAACCAGCAGCGGCCGTCCCTCGGCCAGCACCCAGCGCACGGACCCGTCCGGCTGGATCAGCCGGTATTCCTGGGAAAAGGCATCGCCGGTGCGCATGGCATGGTCCATGGCTTCGGCGAGCGGCTCACCGTCATCGGGATGGACGGCGGCGATGAAGGCGGCAATCGGCGCGCCCTCTGCGGCTGCCCCCGGATCGACGCCGTAAAGCGACGCGAACTTTTCGTCGGAAAACACCTTGTCGGAAAGCACGTCCCAGTCCCAGGTGCCGACGATGCCCGAGGCCTGCAGCGCCAGCGCCAGCTTCTCGCGGTTGCGGGCCAGCGCCGCTTCCGCCTTCACCACCGTCGTCACCTCCACCACCACGGCGAAGACGGCCAGAACCTCGCCGGTCTGCGCAGCAACGGGGCTGTAATCGAGATCGAACCAGACATCCTCCGGCGCACCATTGCGATGCAGGACCATCGGCTGACGGGTAAAGGAGCGCGTTTCGCCGGAAAGAACGGCGGTGATCACCGCATCGTTGAAGTCGGCAACCTCCGGCCAGGCGCGGGCGACCGGCTGCCCGTAGCAGCCAGGGTGCCGGCCGCCGGCAATGGCGGCATAGCCGTCATTGTAGACGAGCACGCCGTCCCTTCCGCAAAGCAGCACCATCGGTACCGGCGAAGCCAGAATCATGCGCGCGGTGGCTTTGAGCGTTTCCGGCCAGGCGTCGTAAGGGCCGAGTGTCGTCTCCTCCCACCGCGTCGTCACGAGCAGATCCGCCGCACGCGCGGAGAGAGGAGCTGGGCTGTCGATGCTGGGCGTCATGGGTGATGAAGATCCTCGCGCGAAGAGGCGCAGGGCCAATTATATAGACCATCGACGGGCAAAGTCAGTCTTTCACGACCAAATCCGCATGCGAAAAACGGCGCGAACGGATTTTTCTTTACCCCCGGAAACGAAGAAAAATGTTCTCTAGTAAATCACTGGGAAATAAAGAATCCTGCAGCGGAACTGGCGGCCACAACGTCCGTTGATACGAACCGATGGAGGAGATCCGCTGATGAAGACCGTCACCTTTTCCACGCCTGCCCCTCTCCATGCCGCCGACCGCAAGACACTGTCAAGCGTGACCCTGCCGGCCTGTGCCCGCGTCGTGGCCCTGGTCTCCGCCTTCGGCTTCGTTGCCGCCTGCGTCTGCGGCGCGATCTGAGGCGAAAGCCCGGCGTCGAGAGCGTCCATGGCGATCACCGGATCGCCGAACCGATCCCGTTTCGGCGCGAGACCCTTAAATGCCCGGCAGTTCGAAGCGACCCAGCCGCTCGGTCAGGAGGCCGATCGTCGCGCTGTCGGCATTGGCAAAGGCCAGGCGGAGATAGGGCTCCTGCGCCTCTCCGAAGAATTCGCCCGGAAGCGACACGACGCCCGCCAGCGCGGCGAGCTTCCCGGCAACGAACTCGGCACTGATATCCGGATAGGGATGGCGGACATAGGCGAAATAGGCGCCCATGGCCTTGATGTCCCACGCGGCAAGGCTCGAGAAGGCTTTCCTCAGCGCGTCCGCGCGCTTAACGATCTCGCGGCGATTGGCGTTGCGCCAGTCGGCGAGCGCCGGGATCGCCTTGGCGACAGCGATCTGCGCCGGGCGCGGTGCGCAGATCTGCAGATTGTCCATGACCTTCGCCACCTGCTGGATCAATGGAACGCCACCGGTAATCGCACCCAGCCGATGGCCGGGAATGCAGTAGGATTTCGAGAAGCTGTAGAGGCTGACGAGAAAGTTTTGCCAGTTCTCCTCGGCGAAGAGATCGTGCGGCGCGCTTTCGTCGGCCAGGAAGTCGCGATAGGTCTCGTCGAGGATCAGCCAGATGCCCTTGTCCCGGCAGAGCGCGCCGATTTCGGTAAGCAGCGCCTTGGGATAGACCGCGCCGGTCGGGTTGTTCGGCGAAACCAGGGCCAGCGCGCGGACATCGCGATGCAAGGAGGCCGCGATCGCCTCGACGTCGGGCAGGAAGCCGGCCGCCGCGTCGCAGGGCACAAGCTCCGTCTCGATGCCGAGCATGGCGAGCGAGGTTTCGTGGTTGAAATAATGCGGGTTGGTCAGGAGCACGGTCTGGCCGGGTGCTACCAGGGCCAGAACGGTCGCGATGAAGGCCTGGTTGCAGCCGGCGGTGATGTGAATGTTGCGGCTGGAGAGCGGCGCAGCGTAGAGCGCCGACACATGCTCGGCATAGGCCTTGCGCAAGGCCGGTTCGCCCTCGATCGGCCCATAGCCGGCAAAGCGTGGCGAACCCGCCGCTTCGGAAAGCCAGCCGAGCAGGTCGGCATGCGGCGGATAGCCGGGGGCAGCCTGGCTGAGGTCGATCAGCGGTCCTTCGCCACCCTCGTACATCTTGGCCCAGGCCGCGACAGCCGGAATCGGCGGCGGTGTGAGGGCGGAGACGAGGGGGCTGAATTTCGGCATGGTCACTCCTTTGGCCGACGCATCGCCAGCCGGGTTCGACCTTGGAGTAGCCTTGCCGCGCGTCATTTTCCAGCCCCTCCGGCAGACCCGTCGTCGGCCATGCCGCTGAAAACAGGCATGTCAGAGGCAGGCCGCACAGGCGCGTGACCCGCGCCCCACCCGAACGAACGGACAAGGCTTCAAACCAGCGCTCACCCTGCTGCGTAACAAGGATCTCACACAGGGAGATCGTCATGAACAGAAACGCTTCCGCAGTCCTTGGCCTTGCCCTCTCGCTGGCGCTTGCCGCGCCTGCGGCCGCGGCGTCTGGCACCGCGCGCCCACCTGTCAAACCTTATGAAAAGACCGTGATGGAGCGGTATTTTGCCGGCACGTCGACCGCCAGCGGCACGTTCCGCGCCATCAATGGCCTGCGCCGCGATCTCGACATCCGCCTGCGCGGGACGGTCCGTCCGGATGGTCTGACCTTGAGGGAAGATATTCGCTACAAGGATGGCCAGTCCGA
This region includes:
- a CDS encoding response regulator, with the translated sequence MSCRIMVVEDEIFVATEIEYIVEELGHQPVGIAADTASAFTLAPHADIALVDLNLKDGATGREIGRRLAAQHGLTVLYMTANPSQLGDGVPGTLGVLPKPVAEDELKDAVRFTVAHRMTQDGIAPRRLRTF
- a CDS encoding sensor histidine kinase encodes the protein MTPSIDSPAPLSARAADLLVTTRWEETTLGPYDAWPETLKATARMILASPVPMVLLCGRDGVLVYNDGYAAIAGGRHPGCYGQPVARAWPEVADFNDAVITAVLSGETRSFTRQPMVLHRNGAPEDVWFDLDYSPVAAQTGEVLAVFAVVVEVTTVVKAEAALARNREKLALALQASGIVGTWDWDVLSDKVFSDEKFASLYGVDPGAAAEGAPIAAFIAAVHPDDGEPLAEAMDHAMRTGDAFSQEYRLIQPDGSVRWVLAEGRPLLVDGRCVRFPGVAVDITVQKEAGEAHARAEAGFRTLADAMPQMVWSTRPDGFHDYYNARWYEFTGMPSGSTDGEAWNGMFHPEDQERAWAAWRASLSTGEPYQIEYRLRHHSGTYRWVLGRALPIRDANGAIVRWYGTCTDIHDAKMVQAEREVVAHELSHRIKNIFSVLSGIISLSARAQPAARAFADELRRRIDAMGRAHDFIRPHSDASRQSTGETTFFGLAQRLLEPYTGEHGSDAIRMEGDNAPIADSAATPLALILHEFGTNAAKYGALSGAGGHVRLIGRIDQDVYHLVWKEEAPEALVAAPLKEGFGSRLISISTEGQLGGTIAKSWEPDGLRADIRLPLAALARSGRLGRPGVQV
- a CDS encoding aminotransferase, producing the protein MPKFSPLVSALTPPPIPAVAAWAKMYEGGEGPLIDLSQAAPGYPPHADLLGWLSEAAGSPRFAGYGPIEGEPALRKAYAEHVSALYAAPLSSRNIHITAGCNQAFIATVLALVAPGQTVLLTNPHYFNHETSLAMLGIETELVPCDAAAGFLPDVEAIAASLHRDVRALALVSPNNPTGAVYPKALLTEIGALCRDKGIWLILDETYRDFLADESAPHDLFAEENWQNFLVSLYSFSKSYCIPGHRLGAITGGVPLIQQVAKVMDNLQICAPRPAQIAVAKAIPALADWRNANRREIVKRADALRKAFSSLAAWDIKAMGAYFAYVRHPYPDISAEFVAGKLAALAGVVSLPGEFFGEAQEPYLRLAFANADSATIGLLTERLGRFELPGI
- a CDS encoding DUF3833 family protein; this translates as MNRNASAVLGLALSLALAAPAAAASGTARPPVKPYEKTVMERYFAGTSTASGTFRAINGLRRDLDIRLRGTVRPDGLTLREDIRYKDGQSERKTWRFTRTGPTTYRGTREDVIGDTTVHVKGNTARFTYLVDLDPGPKQSIYRFYDTLVFAPDGRSMTNTATVWKAIFPVARVKIDFQK